A genome region from Thiohalophilus sp. includes the following:
- a CDS encoding heterodisulfide reductase-related iron-sulfur binding cluster, whose amino-acid sequence MAGSNVREGSLEAPTRHPLDWQSESFYDEQALNEELERVFDICHGCRRCVSLCHSFPTLFDLVDESETMEVDGVAKEDYWKVVEHCYLCDLCYMTKCPYVPPHEWNVDFPHLMLRAKAIKFKKEGTSFRNKMLSSTDTVGKLAGIPVVAQTVNTVNKIKPLRKLMQPITGIHAEATLPRFESKPFRSRFKGSGDLQGEPGETTSGKVALFATCYGNRNEPSMNEDLVAVLEHNGIPVVLAEKEQCCGMPKLELGDLESVAAAKEANIPVLAKLVDEGYDLIAPIPSCALMFKQELPLMFPDDEQVKKVQQAFYDPFEYLMLRNKEGKLKTEFPNKLGKVAYHVACHQRVQNIGMKTRDALNLVPDTEIEVIERCSGHDGTYAVKQEYHEISMKICRPVFNKVKQAEPDHYTSDCIMAGHQIENGLRDGSHPEHPMTLLRVAYGI is encoded by the coding sequence ATGGCCGGTTCAAATGTTCGCGAAGGCAGTCTTGAGGCGCCAACCCGTCATCCGCTGGATTGGCAAAGCGAGTCATTCTATGACGAGCAGGCGCTGAACGAAGAGCTGGAAAGGGTTTTTGATATCTGCCACGGCTGCCGCCGTTGTGTCAGCCTGTGCCATTCCTTCCCGACGTTGTTCGATCTGGTGGATGAATCCGAGACCATGGAAGTCGATGGTGTCGCCAAAGAAGATTATTGGAAAGTCGTGGAGCACTGCTATTTATGCGATCTGTGCTACATGACCAAATGTCCTTATGTGCCGCCGCACGAATGGAATGTGGATTTTCCGCATCTGATGTTGCGCGCCAAGGCCATCAAATTCAAAAAAGAGGGTACCTCGTTCCGCAACAAGATGCTCTCTTCCACTGACACGGTGGGCAAGCTGGCCGGTATTCCGGTCGTCGCCCAGACCGTGAATACCGTTAACAAGATCAAGCCGCTGCGTAAACTGATGCAGCCGATCACCGGCATCCATGCCGAGGCCACGCTGCCGCGTTTTGAAAGCAAGCCGTTTCGCAGCCGATTCAAAGGCAGCGGCGATCTGCAGGGCGAACCCGGCGAGACCACCTCTGGCAAGGTCGCGCTGTTTGCCACCTGCTACGGTAATCGCAATGAACCGAGCATGAATGAAGATCTGGTCGCCGTGCTGGAACACAACGGCATCCCCGTGGTGCTGGCCGAGAAGGAACAGTGCTGCGGTATGCCCAAGCTGGAACTGGGCGATCTGGAATCGGTCGCCGCCGCCAAGGAGGCCAATATCCCGGTGCTGGCCAAACTGGTAGACGAAGGGTATGACCTGATCGCGCCGATCCCCTCCTGCGCCCTGATGTTCAAGCAGGAACTGCCGCTGATGTTCCCGGATGACGAACAGGTCAAAAAGGTCCAGCAGGCGTTTTACGATCCGTTTGAATACCTGATGCTGCGCAACAAGGAAGGCAAGCTGAAGACCGAGTTCCCCAACAAACTGGGCAAGGTGGCCTATCACGTGGCCTGTCACCAGCGGGTGCAGAACATCGGCATGAAGACCCGTGATGCGCTGAACCTGGTGCCCGATACCGAGATCGAAGTGATCGAACGTTGCTCGGGTCATGATGGAACCTATGCCGTCAAGCAGGAATATCACGAGATTTCGATGAAGATCTGTCGCCCGGTGTTCAACAAGGTCAAACAGGCCGAGCCGGATCACTATACCAGTGACTGCATCATGGCCGGCCACCAGATCGAAAACGGCCTGCGCGATGGGTCCCATCCCGAACATCCGATGACCCTGCTACGGGTTGCTTACGGCATATAA
- the ispA gene encoding (2E,6E)-farnesyl diphosphate synthase, whose translation MNDTVIEQWRQRADAALQRWLPSEETLPRDLHRAMRYAVFNGGKRIRPVLTYAAGHALSLEAEPLDAPAAAMELIHAYSLVHDDLPAMDDDDLRRGQPTVHKAFDEATAILCGDALQSLAFFILARHLDPQIPAQQRLQMIEDLALASGSRGMAGGQAIDLAAVGQDLNVAELENMHVHKTGALIRTSVKLGALCRSGIDETALGQLDHYAKCIGLAFQIQDDVLDVEGDTQTLGKTHGADLARNKPTYPALLGLDDAKRLANELIEDALHSLAKWDEAAEPLRGIARYIVQRQH comes from the coding sequence GTGAACGACACAGTGATCGAACAATGGCGCCAGCGCGCCGATGCCGCCCTGCAGCGCTGGCTGCCGAGCGAGGAAACCCTGCCCCGGGATCTGCACCGCGCCATGCGCTATGCCGTTTTCAACGGCGGCAAACGGATTCGCCCGGTTTTGACCTACGCGGCGGGCCATGCCCTGTCGCTCGAGGCCGAACCCCTGGATGCCCCGGCCGCGGCGATGGAGCTGATCCATGCCTATTCGCTGGTACACGACGATCTGCCGGCCATGGACGACGACGATCTGCGTCGCGGTCAGCCCACGGTGCACAAGGCGTTCGACGAGGCCACGGCCATCCTGTGTGGCGATGCCCTGCAATCACTGGCCTTTTTCATCCTGGCCCGGCATCTCGATCCGCAGATTCCCGCGCAACAGCGCCTGCAGATGATCGAGGATCTGGCCCTGGCCAGCGGCTCGCGCGGCATGGCCGGGGGCCAGGCGATCGATCTGGCCGCGGTGGGCCAGGATCTGAACGTGGCTGAGCTGGAGAATATGCACGTCCACAAGACCGGTGCCCTGATCCGCACCAGTGTCAAACTCGGGGCACTGTGCCGCTCCGGGATCGACGAAACCGCACTCGGGCAGCTGGATCACTACGCCAAATGCATCGGGCTGGCCTTTCAGATCCAGGACGACGTGCTGGATGTGGAAGGCGATACCCAGACCCTGGGCAAGACACACGGCGCGGATCTGGCCCGCAACAAACCCACCTACCCAGCCCTGCTCGGCCTGGACGACGCCAAGCGCCTGGCCAATGAGCTGATCGAGGATGCCCTGCACAGCCTGGCCAAATGGGACGAGGCGGCCGAACCGCTGCGCGGGATCGCCCGCTATATCGTGCAGCGCCAGCATTAA
- a CDS encoding rubrerythrin family protein, whose product MAELKGSKTEQSLKDAFSGESQANRRYLYFAAKADVEGYNDVATVFRSTAEGETGHAHGHLEYLEASGDPATGLPIGGTDANLKAAIAGETHEYTDMYPGMAKTARDEGFDEVADWFETLAKAERSHANRFQKALDNLDS is encoded by the coding sequence ATGGCAGAACTGAAAGGCAGCAAGACCGAACAGAGCCTGAAAGACGCTTTTTCCGGCGAATCTCAGGCTAACCGCCGTTACCTGTACTTCGCGGCCAAGGCCGACGTAGAAGGGTATAACGATGTCGCGACCGTATTCCGCTCCACCGCGGAAGGCGAAACCGGCCACGCCCACGGCCATCTGGAATACCTGGAAGCCTCCGGCGACCCGGCTACCGGCCTGCCGATCGGCGGTACCGATGCGAACCTGAAAGCCGCGATCGCCGGCGAAACCCATGAGTACACCGATATGTACCCGGGGATGGCCAAGACCGCGCGCGACGAAGGTTTCGACGAAGTCGCCGACTGGTTCGAAACCCTGGCCAAGGCGGAGCGTTCCCACGCCAACCGCTTCCAGAAGGCCCTGGACAACCTGGATTCATAA
- a CDS encoding exodeoxyribonuclease VII small subunit, whose protein sequence is MTQKDSKKKTSKKTAARTAAPDFEKSLAELETLVERMEQGDQSLEQSLKDFERGVALTRQCQQALKTAEQKVEQLLQQNGQEELVPFDPDDQ, encoded by the coding sequence GTGACCCAAAAAGACAGTAAAAAGAAAACCAGCAAAAAGACGGCGGCCCGAACCGCAGCCCCCGATTTTGAAAAGTCCCTGGCCGAGCTGGAAACCCTGGTGGAACGGATGGAACAGGGCGATCAGAGCCTGGAACAGTCCCTCAAGGACTTCGAGCGCGGCGTGGCGCTGACCCGCCAGTGCCAGCAGGCGCTGAAAACCGCCGAGCAGAAGGTCGAACAGCTCCTGCAACAAAACGGCCAGGAAGAGCTGGTCCCCTTTGACCCCGACGATCAATAA